The proteins below come from a single Zea mays cultivar B73 chromosome 8, Zm-B73-REFERENCE-NAM-5.0, whole genome shotgun sequence genomic window:
- the LOC100216936 gene encoding MADS-box transcription factor 32, with protein sequence MGRGRSEIKRIENPTQRQSTFYKRRDGLFKKARELSVLCDVDLLLLLFSTSGKLYHYLSPTVPSVKDLVERYEATTHTKVWTDIRQERRAELEKAEQMCELMEKELRVMTVDDGEQYTVPSLELLEHSLEAAVRKVRSEKDRKIGGEINYLENIIRGRHEERYGLCNKLAHSQASNNEGGGGSTPPSSGLELKLGLN encoded by the exons ATGGGGAGGGGCCGCAGCGAGATAAAGCGGATCGAGAACCCCACGCAGCGGCAGTCCACCTTCTACAAGCGCAGGGACGGCCTCTTCAAGAAGGCTAGGGAGCTCTCCGTTCTGTGCGACGTGGACCTGCTGCTGCTCCTCTTCTCCACCTCCGGCAAGCTCTACCACTACCTCTCGCCCACCGTCCCCTC CGTCAAGGACCTGGTCGAGAGGTACGAGGCCACGACGCACACCAAGGTCTGGACCGACATCCGCCAG GAGCGGCGCGCGGAGCTGGAGAAGGCGGAGCAGATGTGCGAGCTGATGGAGAAGGAGCTGCGGGTCATGACGGTGGACGACGGGGAGCAGTACACGGTGCCGTCGCTGGAGCTGCTGGAACACAGCCTGGAGGCGGCCGTGCGCAAGGTGCGCTCCGAGAAGGACCGCAAGATCGGCGGCGAGATCAACTACCTCGAGAACATT ATCAGAGGACGCCACGAGGAGCGCTACGGGTTGTGCAACAAG CTTGCGCACTCTCAGGCATCGAACAACGAGGGAGGAGGAGGGTCGACCCCACCAAGCAGCGGCCTGGAACTCAAACTGG GTCTCAACTGA
- the LOC100216936 gene encoding MADS-box transcription factor 32 isoform X1 yields MGRGRSEIKRIENPTQRQSTFYKRRDGLFKKARELSVLCDVDLLLLLFSTSGKLYHYLSPTVPSVKDLVERYEATTHTKVWTDIRQERRAELEKAEQMCELMEKELRVMTVDDGEQYTVPSLELLEHSLEAAVRKVRSEKDRKIGGEINYLENIIRGRHEERYGLCNKLAHSQASNNEGGGGSTPPSSGLELKLGTPTWIHQTTVFST; encoded by the exons ATGGGGAGGGGCCGCAGCGAGATAAAGCGGATCGAGAACCCCACGCAGCGGCAGTCCACCTTCTACAAGCGCAGGGACGGCCTCTTCAAGAAGGCTAGGGAGCTCTCCGTTCTGTGCGACGTGGACCTGCTGCTGCTCCTCTTCTCCACCTCCGGCAAGCTCTACCACTACCTCTCGCCCACCGTCCCCTC CGTCAAGGACCTGGTCGAGAGGTACGAGGCCACGACGCACACCAAGGTCTGGACCGACATCCGCCAG GAGCGGCGCGCGGAGCTGGAGAAGGCGGAGCAGATGTGCGAGCTGATGGAGAAGGAGCTGCGGGTCATGACGGTGGACGACGGGGAGCAGTACACGGTGCCGTCGCTGGAGCTGCTGGAACACAGCCTGGAGGCGGCCGTGCGCAAGGTGCGCTCCGAGAAGGACCGCAAGATCGGCGGCGAGATCAACTACCTCGAGAACATT ATCAGAGGACGCCACGAGGAGCGCTACGGGTTGTGCAACAAG CTTGCGCACTCTCAGGCATCGAACAACGAGGGAGGAGGAGGGTCGACCCCACCAAGCAGCGGCCTGGAACTCAAACTGGGTACGCCGACATGGATTCACCAGACCACTGTTTTCAGTACGTAA